One genomic window of Chitinophagaceae bacterium includes the following:
- a CDS encoding MFS transporter: MSKVYLRNDKKLISSWAMYDWANSVYSLTIATAIFPIYYMTATGAINNGLVHFMGRDYLNIALYSYALSVSFLIVALIAPLLSSIADFRGNKLSFMKFFCYLGSSSCIALFWFTGENIHFGIFFFVLASIGFAGSIVYYNAFLKEIVDEKDQDRVSARGFSMGYIGSVILLIVNLVMIIFYKQLGFADESMPTKISFVAVGIWWAGFAQITFYALKRFKYIPPVSDDIPAEKKLSMNSLFGGYQELRKVWNQLRQYKSLKNYLVAFFFYNSAVQTVMYLATIFAKDEIKLEQTRLIMIILIIQLVAVAGAYLFSRISNRYGNIRSLNIAIIVWICVCIAVYQVTSEYPFYGIAFVVGMVMGGIQSMSRSTYSKLVPPTKDTASFFSFYDVTEKLATVFGTAIYGLILEITGNMRNSVLALILFFIVGIIFLYQVKKEKSLEANPNVI; this comes from the coding sequence ATGAGCAAAGTGTACTTACGCAACGACAAAAAACTGATCAGCAGTTGGGCCATGTACGACTGGGCCAATTCTGTTTATTCACTCACGATTGCCACCGCTATTTTCCCGATTTATTACATGACGGCGACAGGTGCCATCAATAACGGCTTGGTTCATTTCATGGGAAGAGACTATCTGAACATTGCGCTTTATTCGTACGCACTCTCAGTTTCATTTCTTATTGTTGCGCTCATAGCGCCATTGCTATCTTCCATCGCAGACTTCAGAGGAAATAAGCTTTCTTTTATGAAGTTTTTCTGCTACCTCGGTTCATCAAGTTGTATTGCGCTCTTTTGGTTCACTGGAGAAAACATACATTTCGGCATCTTCTTTTTTGTGCTGGCGAGCATTGGCTTTGCCGGAAGCATTGTTTATTACAATGCTTTTCTCAAAGAGATTGTAGATGAAAAAGACCAGGATCGTGTGAGTGCAAGAGGTTTTTCTATGGGTTATATCGGCAGCGTGATATTGCTCATCGTCAACCTGGTCATGATCATTTTCTATAAGCAGTTAGGATTTGCAGATGAATCCATGCCAACAAAAATTTCATTTGTTGCAGTGGGCATCTGGTGGGCCGGATTTGCGCAGATAACTTTTTATGCGTTGAAGAGATTCAAGTATATTCCGCCGGTTAGCGATGATATTCCGGCTGAGAAAAAACTCAGTATGAATTCTTTATTTGGTGGATACCAGGAGCTTCGGAAAGTCTGGAATCAACTGCGTCAGTATAAGTCACTTAAAAATTACCTCGTCGCTTTTTTCTTTTATAACAGTGCCGTTCAAACGGTAATGTATCTGGCAACTATTTTTGCAAAGGATGAAATAAAACTGGAACAAACAAGATTGATCATGATCATACTGATCATTCAGCTTGTTGCTGTTGCAGGTGCCTACTTATTTTCGAGGATATCAAATCGTTATGGCAACATCAGAAGTCTGAACATCGCTATTATCGTTTGGATCTGCGTCTGTATTGCAGTCTATCAGGTCACCAGCGAATATCCATTTTACGGAATTGCATTTGTGGTGGGGATGGTGATGGGCGGTATTCAATCAATGTCTCGTTCTACTTATTCTAAGCTGGTTCCTCCAACAAAAGATACTGCTTCTTTCTTCAGTTTTTATGATGTTACTGAAAAGCTGGCGACGGTGTTTGGCACAGCCATTTATGGACTTATCCTGGAAATTACGGGCAATATGCGCAACTCAGTGCTTGCACTCATCTTGTTTTTTATTGTTGGAATTATTTTTCTATACCAGGTGAAGAAGGAGAAATCATTAGAAGCAAATCCCAATGTAATTTAG
- a CDS encoding tail fiber domain-containing protein — protein sequence MKHTIQIISFTLMLIVFFSNAEAQWSLSGNVLSGNEKLGSTNSADVNMITNNNTRLTIKSSGKIGIGTTSPSAKLAIKYNSSEAEPTLLLNESENDYSRISFKNTTNSNYWNISGYTNSTNSLSKLSFYNNISGNLMTLSGDGKINIGGPAVNYTMTTINNNINSSQTLDVEGGYRALNVHTRGVNTLGYGDSSAVAGTFTADNEHSYDNIGLQVYAKNAANQNAFYPINTGMYCSGVSDYFTSSGGINTGINCFGSGKGNINYGIYASADYATTNYAIYGTYYSGTPGTKYAGYFNGNIGGTGIFSYTSDEKLKKDIKQESGMVNRIMQLQPSNYTFRTGEFGAMNLAEGLHHGLIAQQLKTVFPELVSEQVFPAQYDAKTHKITQEEVKYLGVNYIELIPVLISGMQEQQKQIDQLTKELNELKGSGSTTLSSSDANKNVTPGESYLLQNAPNPFSQFSQINYSISSNVKNAVIIVHDLNGNIVRSFDNLKTGNGSVSLAAGSLASGTYSYSLILDGTPVETRNFVITR from the coding sequence ATGAAACACACCATCCAAATCATTTCATTTACTCTCATGCTGATCGTTTTCTTCTCCAATGCGGAGGCACAATGGAGCTTATCAGGAAACGTACTCTCAGGTAATGAGAAACTCGGTTCCACCAATTCGGCCGATGTAAATATGATTACCAACAATAACACGCGGCTGACCATTAAATCAAGTGGGAAAATAGGTATCGGTACTACTTCACCCTCGGCGAAGCTTGCAATAAAATACAATAGTAGCGAAGCTGAGCCAACCCTTCTGCTCAATGAATCAGAAAATGACTACTCAAGGATCTCGTTCAAGAACACAACCAATTCCAACTACTGGAATATTTCCGGCTATACAAATAGCACAAACAGCTTATCGAAACTAAGTTTCTATAACAATATTTCAGGAAACCTGATGACACTCAGCGGAGATGGAAAAATCAATATCGGAGGCCCTGCCGTAAATTATACAATGACCACCATCAATAATAATATCAACAGCAGTCAGACGCTTGATGTTGAAGGCGGTTACCGGGCACTCAATGTTCACACACGCGGAGTGAATACTTTGGGATATGGTGATTCTTCTGCTGTCGCTGGCACATTCACTGCTGATAATGAACATTCATATGACAATATCGGATTACAGGTTTATGCAAAAAATGCGGCAAATCAAAATGCCTTTTATCCTATCAATACAGGTATGTACTGCAGCGGTGTCAGTGACTACTTTACAAGCAGCGGTGGTATTAATACCGGTATCAATTGTTTTGGATCTGGTAAAGGCAATATTAATTATGGCATATACGCATCAGCAGATTATGCAACTACGAACTATGCAATTTATGGAACGTACTACAGCGGCACACCAGGAACCAAATATGCAGGCTATTTTAACGGGAATATCGGAGGTACCGGAATATTTTCCTATACCTCTGATGAAAAATTAAAAAAAGATATTAAACAGGAAAGCGGAATGGTTAACAGGATTATGCAATTGCAGCCAAGCAATTATACTTTCAGAACCGGTGAATTCGGTGCGATGAATCTTGCGGAAGGACTTCATCACGGATTAATTGCGCAACAACTGAAAACAGTTTTTCCGGAGCTGGTTTCTGAACAGGTTTTCCCGGCGCAATACGATGCAAAGACGCATAAAATAACACAGGAAGAAGTCAAATACCTGGGTGTAAATTATATTGAGTTGATTCCTGTCCTGATAAGTGGAATGCAGGAGCAACAAAAACAGATCGACCAGCTTACAAAGGAGCTGAATGAATTAAAAGGCTCAGGAAGCACTACATTATCTTCATCTGACGCAAACAAAAATGTAACACCAGGCGAAAGTTACCTTTTGCAAAATGCACCGAATCCGTTTTCTCAGTTTAGCCAAATCAACTACAGCATCAGCTCAAATGTGAAAAATGCTGTTATCATAGTTCACGATTTGAATGGAAACATTGTCAGATCGTTTGACAACCTGAAGACTGGTAACGGATCTGTTTCCCTCGCAGCCGGTTCCCTGGCAAGCGGCACTTACTCCTATTCACTGATCCTTGACGGAACTCCGGTTGAAACCAGGAATTTCGTCATCACCCGATAA